In Rosa chinensis cultivar Old Blush chromosome 1, RchiOBHm-V2, whole genome shotgun sequence, a genomic segment contains:
- the LOC112199816 gene encoding trehalose-phosphate phosphatase A produces MDLKSNHTSPVLTDPAPLGKSRLGVHSSLLTYSGSGTAFPALLTIPRRKNGFLDDVRSSSWLDAMKSSSPPHRKITKDVNNDSPATEYDIAYRTWMVKYPSALTSFEQITNYAKGKRIALFLDYDGTLSPIVDNPDCAFMSDAMRRAVRRVAKHFPTAIISGRSHDKVYEFVGLNELYYAGSHGMDIMGPVRQSVVGDHRHGFQSTDRQGKDVNLFQPAAEFLPMIGEVLKSLVETTKDIEGAKVENNKFCVSVHYRNVDEKYWAVVAQRVHDILKNYPRLRLTHGRKVLEVRPVINWDKGKAVTFLLESLGLSDCEDVLPIYIGDDRTDEDAFKVLREGNRGYGILVSAVPKESNAFYSLRDPSEVMEFLKSLVIWRKSSAL; encoded by the exons ATGGACCTGAAATCAAACCATACTTCTCCTGTTCTCACTGATCCTGCGCCTTTAGGCAAGTCAAGACTTGGCGTACATTCCAGTCTGTTAACATATTCAGGGTCAGGAACAGCTTTTCCAGCACTCTTAACCATCCCTAGGAGGAAGAATGGATTTCTTGATGATGTTCGCTCCAGCTCTTGGCTTGATGCTATGAAATCTTCATCGCCTCCTCACAGAAAGATAACTAAGGATGTTAACAATGACTCTCCAGCAACTGAGTATGATATTGCCTATCGCACATGGATG GTTAAGTATCCATCAGCTCTTACATCTTTTGAGCAAATCACTAATTATGCCAAGGGCAAAAGAATAGCATTGTTTCTCGATTATGATGGGACTCTTTCGCCAATTGTAGATAACCCTGACTGTGCCTTTATGTCTGATGCT ATGCGAAGGGCTGTAAGAAGAGTGGCAAAACATTTCCCAACAGCAATAATTAGTGGAAGAAGCCATGACAAG GTATACGAGTTTGTTGGACTAAATGAACTATATTATGCTGGTAGTCATGGGATGGACATAATGGGCCCTGTTAGACAGTCAGTAGTTGGTGACCATAGACATGGCTTTCAGTCTACTGACAGACAG GGCAAGGATGTTAATCTGTTCCAGCCTGCAGCAGAGTTTTTACCTATGATTGGCGAG GTTCTTAAATCCCTAGTAGAAACTACCAAAGACATTGAAGGAGCTAAAGTTGAGAATAACAAGTTCTGTGTCTCTGTACACTACCGCAATGTAGATGAGAAG TATTGGGCTGTAGTTGCACAGCGTGTTCATGACATTCTTAAAAACTACCCACGCCTGCGGTTGACTCATGGACGGAAG GTTTTAGAGGTCCGACCAGTGATAAATTGGGATAAAGGGAAGGCAGTCACATTTTTACTTGAATCTCTTG GGCTAAGTGATTGTGAAGATGTGCTCCCAATATATATTGGAGATGACCGCACAGATGAAGATGCATTCAAG GTTCTGAGGGAAGGAAACAGGGGTTATGGCATTTTAGTCTCTGCTGTGCCAAAGGAAAGCAATGCATTTTACTCACTAAGGGACCCCTCAGAG GTGATGGAGTTTCTGAAGTCACTGGTGATATGGAGGAAGTCAAGTGCTCTATAA